The Terriglobus tenax genome contains a region encoding:
- a CDS encoding lysophospholipid acyltransferase family protein: MVSSLRILPRSLARMVGAGIGAIAFHLLGRLRKTGMRNLEIAFPAMPSAERDGILRSLYRHLGWQMAEFCQMPGYTSEYASTFIRYEGLNNYLDARDKGRGVLVITGHLGAWELSSYFHSLRGFPMAMVIRRLDNPLVDSFVNGIRCLHGNRVVHKDDSARGLLRAMHQGQTVGILMDTNMTPPQGVFVPYFGTLACTGAGLARVALKTNAAVVPGFLLWNDAEKKYVLHFGPEVELVRTGDDELDAIANTARFTAEIERYVREYPDQWLWVHRRWKTRPEGEAKLY; this comes from the coding sequence ATGGTCTCCAGCCTGCGCATTCTTCCGCGCTCCCTGGCGCGCATGGTCGGAGCCGGCATCGGCGCTATAGCTTTCCACCTGCTGGGCCGGCTGCGCAAGACCGGCATGCGAAACCTTGAAATAGCCTTCCCGGCCATGCCCTCAGCCGAGCGTGATGGCATCCTGCGGTCGTTGTACCGCCACCTCGGCTGGCAGATGGCTGAGTTCTGCCAGATGCCCGGCTACACGTCCGAGTATGCCAGCACCTTTATCCGTTACGAGGGCCTGAACAACTACCTGGACGCCCGCGACAAGGGCCGGGGCGTGCTGGTCATTACCGGCCACCTGGGCGCGTGGGAGCTTTCCAGTTACTTCCACTCGCTGCGGGGCTTCCCCATGGCCATGGTCATCCGGCGGCTGGATAACCCGCTGGTCGACAGCTTTGTGAACGGCATTCGCTGCCTGCACGGCAACCGCGTCGTCCATAAGGACGACTCCGCGCGCGGCCTGCTGCGGGCCATGCATCAGGGCCAGACGGTCGGCATCCTGATGGACACCAACATGACGCCGCCGCAGGGCGTCTTTGTTCCCTACTTCGGCACACTGGCCTGCACCGGCGCCGGCCTGGCGCGCGTGGCTCTGAAGACCAACGCCGCCGTGGTGCCGGGCTTCCTGCTCTGGAACGATGCCGAGAAGAAATACGTGCTGCACTTCGGCCCGGAGGTCGAGCTGGTACGCACCGGCGATGATGAGCTGGACGCCATCGCCAACACCGCCCGTTTTACCGCCGAGATTGAGCGCTATGTGCGTGAGTATCCTGACCAGTGGCTATGGGTCCACCGCCGCTGGAAGACCCGCCCTGAGGGTGAAGCCAAGCTCTACTAG
- a CDS encoding UDP-3-O-(3-hydroxymyristoyl)glucosamine N-acyltransferase has protein sequence MFDLSQLAEKITASGCPTFASAEEGPGEIRRVSAIFSATPNAVVFASDEKTLDTALRSAAGAILTRPTLANNITDPRILLTKDPRLAFAYAARHLSAPVQAGIHPTAIVHESVILGARVSIGAYAILEARVTLGDDCVIAPRVTIHADTTLGARCMIQSGAVLGSLGFGYARSSSGSYTLFPQQGTLTLEDDVEVGANTTIDRGALEETRIGSGTKIDNLVHIGHNCRIGKNVVIAAQTGISGSSVIEDGAILGGQVGIGEKATVGPNVILGGGAGVLSNKKLHGPGQVFWGRPAQPLKQYLRDLAKLRKD, from the coding sequence ATGTTTGACCTGTCACAACTTGCGGAAAAGATTACGGCCTCCGGCTGCCCCACATTTGCCTCGGCGGAGGAGGGTCCGGGAGAGATCCGGCGTGTCTCCGCGATCTTCAGCGCCACCCCCAATGCCGTGGTCTTCGCCAGCGATGAAAAGACGCTGGACACCGCCCTGCGCTCCGCAGCGGGAGCCATTCTTACCCGGCCCACGCTGGCCAACAACATTACAGACCCCCGCATTCTGCTGACGAAAGACCCCCGGTTGGCGTTTGCCTACGCGGCACGGCATCTCTCCGCACCAGTGCAGGCCGGGATTCATCCCACGGCGATCGTCCACGAGTCGGTCATCCTTGGCGCACGGGTCAGCATCGGCGCCTATGCGATCCTGGAGGCCCGCGTCACCCTGGGGGACGACTGCGTGATCGCACCCCGTGTCACCATCCATGCGGACACAACACTGGGCGCGCGCTGCATGATCCAGAGCGGCGCCGTGCTCGGCTCGCTGGGCTTCGGCTATGCGCGCTCTTCCTCCGGGAGCTATACGCTGTTTCCGCAACAGGGCACGCTCACGCTGGAGGACGATGTCGAGGTCGGCGCCAACACCACCATCGACCGCGGAGCTCTGGAAGAAACACGCATCGGCAGCGGCACGAAGATCGACAACCTGGTCCACATTGGCCACAACTGCCGCATCGGAAAGAACGTCGTCATTGCGGCGCAGACCGGCATCTCAGGCAGCTCCGTGATCGAGGACGGTGCCATTCTCGGTGGACAGGTCGGCATTGGCGAGAAGGCTACCGTCGGACCCAACGTCATTCTTGGCGGAGGAGCCGGCGTGCTCTCCAACAAGAAGCTGCATGGGCCCGGCCAGGTCTTCTGGGGACGGCCTGCGCAGCCATTGAAGCAGTATCTTCGCGACCTGGCGAAGCTGCGCAAGGATTAG
- a CDS encoding bifunctional homocysteine S-methyltransferase/methylenetetrahydrofolate reductase, whose translation MGTMLYARGVFINRCYDELNISQPELIRSIHEEYLQAGAEMIETNTFGANAIRLARYGLADKVSEINHAGVSLARKAALQSEEKTATRAYVAGAIGPLGARLAPNGTVTAQQAHDAFAEQIAALAAAGADLLIAETFPSVAEAEIVIRAAKDLAPHLPLIVMVTVDDNGNTLDGTTAEETATRLTIAGASAVGCNCSSGPHAVLDVIERMRAVTHLPLAAMPNAGLPRAVDGRNIYLTSPEYMASFARKFAKAGAVFIGGCCGTTPIHIKAMRSALRAIDAQLTAKAGVTDAALVPVQPPAFAERSKLARLIAEKQFVNMVEIVPPLGINCKKELDGAQTLANLGVHVINVPDSPRASARMSAQSLCVQIQTKIGIETLIHVTCRDRNLLALQSDMLGASSIGLKNVLCLTGDPPKLGNYPDATAVFDVDAIGLVNIVRNLNHGLDLGKNPIGESTGFAIGVAANPGVADVDNEIRRFELKVAAGAEYAITQPVFDLRLLETFLRRVEQFRIPVIAGIWPLTSQRNAEFMKNDLKVAVPDEIMLRMHKAGEVSADHARAEGIKIAQEMLAHARPQVEGVQVSAPFGKYAAAAKVLESLL comes from the coding sequence ATGGGCACGATGTTGTACGCCCGCGGCGTGTTTATCAACCGCTGCTACGACGAACTGAACATCTCCCAGCCGGAACTGATCCGCTCCATCCACGAGGAGTACCTCCAGGCGGGCGCGGAGATGATTGAAACCAATACCTTTGGAGCCAACGCCATCCGCCTGGCGCGCTACGGACTGGCTGACAAGGTGTCGGAGATCAACCACGCCGGCGTCAGCCTGGCCCGCAAGGCCGCCCTGCAGTCCGAGGAAAAAACCGCCACCCGCGCCTATGTTGCCGGAGCCATTGGCCCCCTCGGAGCACGCCTTGCCCCCAACGGCACCGTAACCGCGCAGCAGGCCCACGACGCATTTGCGGAACAAATTGCAGCCCTGGCCGCCGCGGGAGCCGATCTGCTGATCGCCGAGACCTTTCCCTCGGTCGCCGAGGCCGAAATCGTCATCCGCGCCGCCAAGGACCTTGCACCGCACCTGCCGCTGATCGTCATGGTGACCGTGGACGACAACGGCAACACGCTGGATGGCACCACAGCCGAAGAGACCGCCACCCGTCTGACCATTGCCGGCGCCAGCGCCGTAGGCTGCAACTGCAGCTCCGGACCCCACGCCGTACTGGACGTCATCGAGCGCATGCGCGCCGTGACCCACCTGCCGCTGGCCGCCATGCCCAACGCCGGGCTTCCCCGCGCCGTGGATGGCCGCAATATCTACCTGACCTCACCCGAGTACATGGCGAGCTTTGCCCGCAAGTTCGCAAAGGCTGGAGCTGTCTTCATCGGCGGCTGCTGCGGCACCACGCCCATCCATATCAAGGCCATGCGCTCTGCCCTGCGTGCGATTGACGCCCAGCTGACGGCAAAAGCCGGGGTCACCGACGCCGCACTGGTTCCCGTGCAGCCGCCCGCCTTTGCCGAACGTTCGAAACTGGCCCGTCTGATTGCCGAAAAACAGTTCGTCAATATGGTGGAGATCGTTCCACCGCTTGGCATCAACTGCAAAAAAGAGCTGGATGGCGCACAGACGCTTGCGAACCTGGGCGTTCACGTCATCAACGTGCCGGACTCGCCGCGCGCTTCGGCCCGCATGTCCGCGCAGTCGCTCTGCGTGCAGATCCAGACGAAGATCGGCATTGAAACGCTGATCCATGTCACCTGCCGCGACCGCAACCTGCTGGCCCTGCAGTCGGACATGCTGGGCGCATCGTCCATCGGCCTGAAGAATGTCCTCTGCCTGACCGGAGATCCACCGAAGCTGGGCAATTATCCGGACGCAACGGCGGTCTTCGACGTCGACGCGATCGGCCTGGTGAACATCGTCCGCAACCTGAACCATGGGCTGGACCTGGGCAAGAACCCTATCGGCGAATCGACCGGCTTTGCCATCGGCGTCGCCGCCAACCCCGGCGTCGCGGACGTGGACAATGAAATCCGCCGTTTTGAACTGAAGGTCGCCGCCGGCGCCGAGTACGCCATCACGCAGCCGGTCTTTGACCTGCGCCTGCTGGAGACCTTCCTGCGCCGCGTGGAGCAGTTCCGCATCCCGGTGATTGCCGGTATCTGGCCGCTAACCTCGCAGCGCAACGCTGAGTTTATGAAAAACGACCTGAAGGTCGCCGTACCGGACGAGATCATGCTTCGCATGCACAAGGCCGGAGAGGTGAGCGCCGACCACGCCCGCGCCGAAGGCATCAAAATCGCGCAGGAGATGCTGGCCCACGCCCGACCGCAGGTTGAGGGAGTGCAGGTCTCCGCGCCCTTTGGGAAATACGCCGCAGCCGCCAAGGTGCTGGAGTCCCTGCTGTAA
- the xseB gene encoding exodeoxyribonuclease VII small subunit, producing the protein MPTFEENLKSLESVVEQLERGDLPLEDSVKLFEQGMSLSAACKQDLEAAEGKLQVLMKQQNGKLEAKDLSLE; encoded by the coding sequence ATGCCGACATTTGAAGAAAATCTGAAATCGCTGGAATCGGTCGTCGAGCAACTGGAGCGCGGCGACCTGCCGCTGGAAGACTCGGTCAAGCTCTTCGAGCAGGGCATGTCGCTCTCCGCCGCCTGCAAGCAGGACCTGGAAGCCGCCGAAGGCAAGCTGCAGGTGTTGATGAAGCAGCAGAACGGCAAGCTGGAAGCGAAGGATTTGAGCCTGGAGTAA
- the rpiA gene encoding ribose-5-phosphate isomerase RpiA — protein sequence MPTQDELKLQAAQRALDFIEPGMVVGLGSGSTATLFIKLLGEKVKQGLKIRGIASSEDSAKLGAELGIPIIGFDKATETDVTVDGADEVAPGLALIKGGGGKLLREKIVASASKKFIIVADASKIVQKLGKFKLPVEVIPMAEPLVTERLRALGYPSSIRQAKGGSGNYITDEGNLILDCDPMQVADPEVLAAELDGMVGVVEHGLFLDMADLALVAGADSVVEYTPETKF from the coding sequence ATGCCAACCCAGGACGAGCTCAAACTTCAGGCCGCGCAGCGCGCACTCGACTTCATCGAACCCGGAATGGTGGTCGGACTCGGTTCCGGCTCCACGGCGACTCTGTTCATTAAGCTGTTGGGCGAGAAGGTCAAACAAGGTCTCAAGATTCGCGGGATTGCCTCTTCCGAAGACTCCGCCAAACTGGGCGCGGAGTTGGGCATCCCGATCATCGGCTTTGACAAGGCCACCGAGACCGATGTGACCGTCGACGGTGCTGACGAAGTTGCTCCCGGTCTGGCGCTGATCAAGGGTGGCGGCGGCAAACTGCTACGGGAAAAGATCGTCGCCTCAGCCTCGAAGAAGTTCATCATCGTCGCCGACGCCAGCAAGATCGTCCAGAAGCTGGGCAAGTTCAAGCTGCCGGTCGAGGTCATTCCCATGGCCGAGCCGCTGGTCACGGAGCGCCTGCGCGCGCTTGGCTATCCCAGCAGCATCCGCCAGGCAAAGGGCGGCAGCGGCAACTACATCACCGACGAGGGCAACCTGATTCTGGACTGCGACCCGATGCAGGTCGCAGACCCCGAGGTGCTGGCCGCCGAACTGGATGGCATGGTCGGCGTGGTGGAGCACGGCCTGTTCCTGGATATGGCGGACCTGGCGCTGGTTGCCGGTGCGGATTCGGTAGTGGAATACACGCCGGAGACGAAGTTCTAA
- a CDS encoding redoxin domain-containing protein: protein MARIFPERLHTGFLRNRLLLVLLFLAGAASLWAHPAPGNPAPPLESLKLLQAPKGATAGWKSLKGKVVVLEFWATWCSPCVASLPHFNQLVASLDPKKFQFLSIDDEELKPIQTFLSKKKMSGWVGVDSSGKVFEQYGVNARPTTIIVDGNGKVAAVTQIESVSTADLQAVAEGKHVAFKPAVEIIESSSASVAGSAVRPLFAVSVNQAAPDARYSQVNHPPTGTDFLGNDADGLLATAFNVFENRYVLKSPLADGRYDLHVNFVDVPDAVSTSAIQQAVLAALHLRIEPRTMTKPAYILRTTNASKRLLSPSASTHAMKRGYWHRNFILMNGTMNDLAYVLATGLETPVLNETGINGTFDARFKVAADDVDSLNATLKETLGLELIPGSQEMPITVFEVSPQMASTPLASTQVQQTSR, encoded by the coding sequence ATGGCGCGAATCTTTCCTGAACGGCTCCACACTGGTTTTCTGCGAAATCGTCTGCTCCTTGTTCTCCTCTTTCTGGCGGGGGCAGCCTCGCTCTGGGCGCACCCCGCGCCCGGGAATCCGGCCCCTCCGTTGGAATCTCTGAAGCTGTTGCAAGCGCCAAAAGGAGCGACGGCCGGCTGGAAAAGCCTTAAGGGGAAGGTCGTGGTGCTGGAGTTCTGGGCCACATGGTGTTCCCCATGTGTGGCAAGCCTTCCGCATTTCAACCAGCTTGTGGCATCGCTCGATCCGAAGAAGTTTCAGTTTCTCTCCATTGATGATGAAGAGCTGAAACCCATTCAGACATTTCTATCCAAGAAGAAGATGTCCGGATGGGTAGGCGTCGACTCTTCCGGCAAGGTGTTCGAGCAGTATGGCGTCAATGCAAGACCGACAACCATCATCGTGGATGGGAACGGGAAAGTTGCTGCCGTCACACAGATCGAATCCGTCAGTACGGCCGATCTGCAAGCCGTGGCCGAAGGCAAGCATGTAGCCTTCAAGCCTGCGGTGGAGATTATCGAATCAAGCAGCGCCTCCGTCGCAGGCTCCGCGGTGCGGCCTTTGTTTGCGGTCTCGGTCAATCAGGCTGCTCCCGACGCAAGGTACTCCCAGGTCAATCACCCGCCTACGGGAACCGACTTCCTTGGCAATGATGCCGACGGCCTGCTCGCTACCGCCTTCAACGTATTCGAAAACCGATATGTTCTGAAGAGCCCACTGGCGGATGGGCGTTACGATCTCCACGTAAACTTCGTCGACGTGCCCGATGCCGTCAGCACTTCGGCGATACAGCAGGCCGTTCTTGCAGCGCTGCATCTACGGATCGAACCCCGGACCATGACGAAGCCAGCGTATATCCTCCGCACCACGAATGCCAGCAAACGACTGCTTAGCCCGTCGGCATCGACCCACGCCATGAAACGAGGCTACTGGCACCGCAACTTCATTCTGATGAACGGAACGATGAACGACCTGGCCTATGTACTGGCTACCGGGCTCGAGACCCCAGTTCTGAATGAGACTGGCATCAACGGCACCTTTGACGCACGCTTCAAAGTCGCTGCAGACGATGTAGACAGCCTGAATGCCACCCTCAAAGAAACTCTCGGTCTGGAACTTATTCCCGGATCACAGGAAATGCCGATCACGGTGTTTGAGGTAAGCCCGCAGATGGCGAGTACCCCTCTCGCATCAACACAGGTACAGCAGACCAGCCGATAA
- the fbp gene encoding class 1 fructose-bisphosphatase: MTQKQQSMITTVQQHILQQQANFPDATGTFSWLLSGITLAGKMIEAKIRSAGLTDILGAYGNTNVQGEQQQKLDVYANRAMEHCLGLRDSVAALVSEEDDEPVVYNRDGETGKYIIVFDPLDGSSNIDVNVNVGTIFSVFKRPQWGDVNSSVLQPGSKQVAAGYVLYGPSTILVYTTGSGVHGFTLDPTIGAFVLSWENMKMPEAGPYYSVNEAYLEESAPVYTQFVHDMRSGKIGPKHGSRYIGSLVADFHRTLLKGGIFFYPPTEKTPLGKLRLMYEANPLAFIAEQAGGAATNGTDRILDIQPEGIHQRTALAIGSKTEVEALRSMLKG, encoded by the coding sequence ATGACGCAGAAGCAGCAGTCGATGATCACCACGGTCCAGCAGCACATTCTGCAACAGCAGGCCAACTTCCCAGACGCAACGGGTACTTTCTCCTGGCTGCTCTCCGGCATCACGCTTGCGGGCAAGATGATCGAAGCGAAGATCCGCTCGGCCGGGTTGACGGATATTCTGGGCGCGTACGGCAACACCAACGTGCAGGGCGAGCAGCAGCAGAAGCTGGATGTGTACGCCAACCGCGCCATGGAGCACTGCCTTGGCCTGCGCGACAGCGTGGCCGCGCTGGTCAGCGAAGAAGACGACGAGCCGGTGGTCTACAACCGCGACGGTGAGACGGGCAAGTACATCATTGTCTTCGACCCGCTGGATGGTTCCTCGAACATTGACGTGAATGTGAACGTCGGCACCATCTTTTCGGTCTTCAAGCGGCCGCAGTGGGGCGACGTCAATAGCTCCGTGCTACAGCCGGGTTCTAAACAGGTAGCGGCGGGCTATGTGCTGTACGGGCCTTCGACCATCCTGGTGTACACCACCGGCAGCGGCGTGCACGGCTTTACGCTGGACCCCACCATCGGCGCCTTTGTGCTGAGCTGGGAGAACATGAAGATGCCCGAGGCCGGACCCTACTACTCGGTCAACGAGGCGTACCTGGAAGAGTCGGCGCCGGTGTATACCCAGTTTGTGCATGACATGCGGTCGGGCAAAATCGGTCCAAAGCATGGCTCGCGCTATATCGGCTCGCTGGTGGCGGACTTCCACCGCACGCTGTTGAAGGGCGGCATCTTCTTCTATCCGCCGACGGAAAAGACTCCGCTGGGCAAACTGCGCCTGATGTACGAGGCCAATCCGCTGGCCTTTATCGCCGAACAGGCAGGCGGAGCGGCGACCAACGGCACCGACCGCATTCTCGATATCCAGCCCGAGGGCATTCACCAGCGCACGGCGCTGGCCATCGGCAGCAAAACGGAAGTAGAAGCACTCAGGAGCATGTTGAAGGGCTGA
- a CDS encoding M24 family metallopeptidase translates to MNRRHFLLSTAGVAATGLVEAPLFAQARGGAPLKGPLPPAIAALTNRVTDVKPITLAEREERVTRAQALMVKNRMDAIAITGGTTMTYFTGIRGGNSERIFSWVLPIKGPSFIICPVFEEDRMRELITDVPGGDKIRFYVWNEHENPYELLAKGLKDLGLSTGSVGIEEQMKFAYVDGFAKALPTAKIVNATPVTAGVRGVKTAHELELMKLANDITWHVYEAAWKSLTPGMTTRDASALISAAYQKCGVNGFASVETDEFSALPHGSVKPQTLKEGSVVMIDDGCTVEGYQSDITRTFVLGGKATDKQKKVFEIVRQAQAAALAAAKPGAACEAVDIAARKVISDAGFGPDYKYFTHRLGHGIGMDGHEWPYLVRGNKQLLAVGNTFSDEPGVYIKGEFGVRLEDDWVMTENGGVMFTPTSKSIEEPFAV, encoded by the coding sequence ATGAATCGCAGACACTTTCTTCTCTCCACGGCTGGAGTTGCGGCCACAGGTCTCGTCGAAGCTCCGTTATTCGCACAGGCACGCGGTGGTGCGCCGCTGAAGGGTCCCCTGCCGCCTGCGATTGCTGCCCTTACCAACCGCGTTACCGATGTAAAGCCAATCACGCTGGCCGAGCGGGAAGAGCGCGTGACACGCGCCCAGGCGCTGATGGTGAAAAACAGGATGGACGCCATCGCCATCACCGGCGGAACCACGATGACCTACTTCACCGGCATTCGCGGTGGCAACTCCGAGCGCATCTTCTCCTGGGTACTGCCGATCAAAGGCCCCAGCTTCATCATCTGCCCGGTCTTTGAAGAGGACCGCATGCGCGAGCTGATTACCGACGTTCCCGGCGGCGACAAGATCCGCTTCTATGTCTGGAACGAGCACGAGAACCCCTACGAACTGCTGGCCAAGGGCCTGAAGGACCTGGGTCTCTCCACCGGAAGCGTCGGCATTGAAGAACAGATGAAGTTCGCCTACGTGGATGGCTTTGCCAAGGCACTGCCGACCGCAAAGATCGTCAATGCGACCCCGGTAACAGCCGGCGTGCGCGGCGTGAAGACCGCCCATGAGCTGGAGCTGATGAAGCTGGCCAACGACATTACCTGGCATGTGTATGAAGCCGCATGGAAGTCGCTGACGCCTGGTATGACCACCCGCGATGCGTCAGCACTGATCTCCGCTGCCTACCAGAAGTGTGGCGTCAACGGCTTTGCGTCGGTGGAGACAGATGAGTTTTCCGCCCTGCCGCACGGCTCCGTTAAGCCGCAGACGCTGAAGGAAGGCTCGGTCGTCATGATCGACGACGGATGCACGGTCGAAGGCTACCAATCCGACATCACCCGCACCTTTGTGCTGGGCGGCAAGGCCACGGACAAGCAGAAGAAGGTCTTTGAGATTGTGCGCCAGGCACAGGCCGCCGCTTTGGCCGCCGCCAAGCCAGGCGCAGCCTGCGAGGCTGTCGACATTGCCGCCCGCAAGGTAATCAGCGATGCCGGCTTCGGCCCGGACTACAAGTACTTCACCCACCGCCTGGGACACGGCATCGGCATGGACGGCCACGAGTGGCCGTACCTTGTACGCGGCAACAAGCAGCTTCTGGCCGTGGGCAATACCTTCTCCGACGAGCCCGGTGTCTACATCAAGGGTGAGTTCGGCGTCCGTTTGGAAGACGACTGGGTCATGACCGAAAACGGCGGCGTCATGTTTACCCCCACCAGCAAGTCCATCGAAGAGCCCTTCGCCGTTTAG
- a CDS encoding GGDEF domain-containing protein, whose protein sequence is MQFPAELEKQFEADVSPARSKRLSQAMLLMAVLNAMFIFSDYHSIHNRFMASLVLRIVIFPVLAFFTARIVRANPPRIVRGATIIMLAGAAAGTMFYLYRDADDVVTANLQVGLLLILLGTNVVMRLRWLYSLFCTLACIATSVAFLRFNASLDLVDKIHLGTVTACSAALVLVATYSLEREERLAYLLQQSNELKTTELAEANRELEMLSHQDGLTRLANRAAFDRHFEELWRQSTAEGTPLSVVMIDIDHFKIVNDTQGHLYGDEVIKRVATLVQQSLRGRDDFAARYGGEEFVLLLPATNLDTAIKVAERVRLLIKMAGSPAPNQPVPQPEVGLWTTVSCGVATATGIESMDRSKLLAAADMALYAAKAEGRNRVCAAPLLGVTEKQPQA, encoded by the coding sequence TTGCAATTTCCGGCAGAGCTGGAAAAGCAGTTTGAGGCGGATGTCTCGCCCGCTCGTTCCAAACGTCTGTCTCAGGCGATGCTGCTGATGGCGGTGCTGAATGCCATGTTCATCTTCAGCGACTATCACAGCATTCACAACCGCTTTATGGCTTCGCTTGTCCTGCGGATCGTCATCTTTCCCGTGCTGGCATTCTTTACCGCGCGCATAGTGCGTGCGAATCCGCCGCGTATTGTCCGGGGAGCAACCATCATTATGCTGGCGGGTGCCGCGGCCGGCACCATGTTTTATCTCTATCGCGATGCCGATGATGTTGTAACGGCGAATCTGCAGGTAGGGTTGCTGCTTATTTTATTGGGCACCAATGTTGTCATGCGGCTGCGGTGGCTCTATTCGCTGTTTTGCACGCTGGCATGTATCGCCACATCCGTGGCCTTCCTGCGATTCAATGCCTCCCTTGACCTGGTCGACAAGATCCATCTGGGTACGGTAACGGCCTGCTCCGCGGCGCTGGTGCTGGTGGCCACCTACAGCCTGGAGCGCGAAGAGCGGCTTGCGTATCTGCTGCAGCAGAGCAATGAGCTCAAGACGACTGAACTGGCCGAGGCAAACCGTGAGCTGGAAATGCTGTCGCACCAGGACGGCCTGACCCGGCTGGCGAACCGTGCTGCATTCGACAGGCATTTTGAGGAACTGTGGCGGCAATCCACGGCGGAAGGTACGCCGCTCTCTGTCGTCATGATCGATATCGACCACTTCAAAATCGTGAATGACACGCAAGGGCATCTGTACGGAGATGAAGTGATCAAGCGCGTGGCCACACTGGTACAGCAGTCGCTGCGCGGACGCGATGACTTTGCCGCTCGCTATGGCGGAGAAGAGTTTGTGTTGTTGCTTCCGGCGACAAATCTGGACACCGCCATCAAGGTCGCCGAGCGCGTGCGCCTGCTGATCAAGATGGCCGGATCACCCGCACCCAATCAGCCCGTGCCGCAACCGGAAGTTGGTTTGTGGACGACGGTGAGTTGTGGTGTGGCAACGGCGACGGGGATAGAAAGCATGGACCGCAGCAAGCTGCTGGCTGCGGCGGACATGGCGCTCTACGCGGCTAAGGCCGAGGGCCGTAACCGCGTATGCGCCGCGCCGCTGCTCGGTGTGACGGAAAAACAACCTCAAGCCTAA
- the holA gene encoding DNA polymerase III subunit delta, with protein sequence MAGLRSFQSVDRFQAEIASPDPKPGYVLVGDELFLLERARKAVLQQFVPGDLRDFCLHDLDLAETTIFDALDIARTPSLMAPFQVIFIRNLKNLYTRGAKKDEFAAIDAYFKSPNPQALILFVADHLRIPADLRKMDYQDKERFDRIRETLGDWCGVVELARVEEGDAARWVMEHATQQQTNFEQDAARELVDALGADMMLIASEVEKLLLYTLGKGRVTLGDVETQVLAAKQRSLYELTDAISRHDRAQALLLLHGLLNASDGGEDSAIGHLYMLARTFRQMLIILEKNVRDSRAIWQALWQGFRMPPFAADDLIRQARRYKTRRELTRALRLIARADLELRSSPPDKRLVLERLILDLAAEPKALTPGYVSSQYAMEI encoded by the coding sequence ATGGCAGGTTTGCGCAGCTTTCAGTCGGTTGACCGGTTCCAGGCGGAGATTGCTTCGCCGGATCCGAAGCCCGGCTATGTCCTCGTCGGCGACGAGCTTTTTCTGCTGGAGCGCGCCCGCAAGGCCGTGTTGCAGCAGTTTGTCCCGGGTGACCTGCGCGACTTCTGCCTGCACGATCTGGACCTGGCCGAGACGACGATCTTTGACGCGCTGGATATTGCGCGAACGCCGTCGCTGATGGCTCCCTTCCAGGTGATCTTCATCCGCAACCTGAAGAACCTGTACACGCGCGGCGCCAAAAAGGACGAGTTTGCGGCGATTGATGCCTATTTCAAGTCACCCAACCCGCAGGCACTGATCCTGTTTGTGGCGGATCACCTGCGTATTCCCGCCGACCTGCGCAAGATGGATTACCAGGACAAGGAGCGGTTTGACCGCATCCGCGAGACGCTGGGCGACTGGTGCGGCGTGGTGGAACTGGCCCGCGTGGAAGAGGGCGACGCCGCCCGCTGGGTGATGGAGCATGCCACGCAGCAGCAGACGAACTTTGAGCAGGACGCCGCCCGTGAGCTGGTGGACGCGCTTGGAGCGGACATGATGCTGATCGCGTCCGAGGTGGAGAAGTTGCTGCTCTATACCCTTGGCAAGGGCCGCGTGACGCTGGGGGACGTGGAGACGCAGGTGCTGGCTGCCAAGCAGCGGTCGCTGTACGAATTGACTGACGCCATCTCGCGGCATGACCGCGCGCAGGCACTGCTTCTGCTGCACGGGCTGCTGAATGCGTCGGACGGCGGCGAGGATTCGGCCATTGGCCACCTGTATATGCTGGCGCGTACCTTCCGCCAGATGCTGATTATCCTGGAGAAGAATGTGCGCGACTCACGCGCCATCTGGCAGGCGCTGTGGCAGGGCTTCCGCATGCCGCCGTTTGCCGCCGATGACCTGATCCGGCAGGCGCGCCGTTACAAGACGCGTCGCGAACTGACGCGGGCCCTGCGACTGATCGCCCGCGCCGACCTTGAGCTGCGTTCCAGCCCGCCGGACAAGCGGCTGGTGCTGGAACGGCTGATCCTGGATCTGGCGGCGGAGCCGAAGGCGCTTACGCCGGGCTATGTCTCCAGCCAGTACGCCATGGAGATCTGA